Proteins from one Myxococcota bacterium genomic window:
- the nthB gene encoding nitrile hydratase subunit beta: MDGIHDLGGMAGFGAVEIERDEPAFHEPWEARAFALNTLGIRVLGTYNVHEYRHAVERMDPAHYLAASYYERWFTGVATLFVEKGVVTRGELEARAGGPVPLSRPAAHVAGTPAPAAAPPRFAAGDSVRVREAHPAGHTRAPRYVRGRRGRIVRVSRRFEYPDLAGHALAAAEEPTYHVEFAARELWGDSAEASGCVVVDLWQSYLEAAP; this comes from the coding sequence ATGGACGGCATTCACGACCTGGGCGGCATGGCCGGCTTCGGCGCAGTCGAGATCGAGCGCGACGAGCCCGCCTTCCACGAGCCCTGGGAGGCGCGCGCCTTCGCGCTGAACACGCTGGGCATCCGCGTGCTCGGCACCTACAACGTGCACGAGTACCGCCACGCCGTCGAGCGCATGGACCCGGCGCACTATCTCGCCGCCTCGTATTACGAGCGCTGGTTCACCGGCGTCGCGACGCTGTTCGTCGAGAAGGGAGTCGTGACTCGCGGCGAGCTCGAAGCGCGCGCGGGCGGCCCGGTCCCGCTGTCGCGGCCGGCCGCGCACGTAGCCGGAACGCCTGCGCCCGCGGCGGCGCCGCCGCGCTTCGCCGCGGGTGACTCCGTGCGCGTGCGCGAGGCGCATCCGGCCGGTCATACCCGCGCGCCGCGCTACGTGCGCGGCCGGCGCGGGCGCATCGTGCGGGTCTCGCGCCGCTTCGAATACCCCGACCTCGCGGGTCACGCGCTCGCCGCAGCCGAAGAGCCGACCTACCACGTCGAGTTCGCCGCGCGCGAGCTGTGGGGTGACTCGGCCGAGGCCAGCGGGTGCGTGGTCGTGGACCTGTGGCAGAGCTATCTCGAGGCCGCGCCGTGA
- the nthA gene encoding nitrile hydratase subunit alpha, with protein MTRRREPPRPAPIADRVRALEEALEARRLIPERFLETRAEQAQENFDWHNGARVVARAWTDPAYRKRLLENGTAAAAELGFRAANSEYLVVLENTPDTHNAIVCTQCSCTAWSVIGLPPEWYKSPEYRARLVREPRALLRSMGLDLPESVALRVWDTSGETRYMVLPERPAGTEGWSEERLASLVTREALIGVARP; from the coding sequence GTGACTCGCCGGCGCGAGCCGCCTCGCCCGGCCCCGATCGCGGACCGCGTGCGCGCGCTCGAAGAGGCGCTCGAGGCGCGCCGGCTGATCCCCGAGCGCTTTCTCGAGACGCGCGCCGAGCAGGCGCAGGAGAACTTCGACTGGCACAACGGCGCGCGCGTGGTCGCGCGCGCATGGACCGATCCCGCCTACCGCAAGCGCCTGCTCGAGAACGGCACCGCGGCCGCCGCCGAGCTCGGCTTCCGCGCGGCGAACAGCGAGTATCTCGTGGTGCTCGAGAACACCCCCGACACGCACAACGCGATCGTCTGCACCCAGTGCTCGTGCACCGCGTGGTCGGTGATCGGCCTGCCGCCCGAGTGGTACAAGAGCCCCGAGTACCGCGCGCGCCTGGTGCGCGAGCCGCGCGCGCTCTTGCGCTCCATGGGCCTCGACCTGCCCGAGTCGGTCGCCCTGCGCGTCTGGGACACCAGCGGCGAGACGCGCTACATGGTGCTGCCGGAGCGGCCCGCGGGCACCGAAGGCTGGAGCGAGGAGCGGCTCGCGAGCTTGGTGACTCGCGAGGCGCTGATCGGAGTGGCTCGACCGTGA
- a CDS encoding aminotransferase class I/II-fold pyridoxal phosphate-dependent enzyme, producing MNEAELARRGFTRRQMLRVAALASAATALPWSSEHALAQLSHAGDLPDDAVKINANEFPEGPSARALEALAQVAKNGNRYQYPETESLVAAAAALEKLEPQHFSVYPGSSLALHHAVIAFTGPKRALVTAEPGYEAAARAAEFIGAKVLRVPLRRDGAHDLPAMLARAKSEPVGLFYVCNPNNPTGTVSPRSEIDSLVAHKPAGSVVLLDEAYIHFCDEKPGVDLVREGKDVVVLRTFSKIFGMAGLRAGFALAHKELLARMTGWNTGAMPVTAMAAARTMLGEPELIAARKRGNAERRADLMQFFDAHGFAYTASVSNALMVDARMPTQKVIDGLKQQNVWVGRPWPVWPTHVRVSIGTSAELARFKSAFLDVATPRG from the coding sequence ATGAACGAAGCTGAGCTCGCGCGCCGCGGCTTCACGCGCCGCCAGATGCTGCGGGTGGCGGCGCTGGCGAGCGCGGCCACCGCCCTGCCCTGGTCGTCGGAGCACGCGCTCGCGCAGCTCTCCCATGCCGGCGATCTGCCGGACGACGCGGTCAAGATCAACGCCAACGAGTTTCCCGAAGGCCCGTCGGCGCGCGCGCTCGAAGCGCTGGCGCAGGTGGCGAAGAACGGCAACCGCTACCAGTACCCCGAGACCGAGTCGCTGGTCGCCGCCGCCGCGGCGCTGGAGAAGCTCGAGCCCCAACACTTTTCGGTGTACCCTGGGTCGAGCCTGGCGCTGCACCACGCGGTGATCGCCTTCACCGGCCCCAAGCGCGCGCTGGTGACCGCCGAGCCCGGCTACGAGGCGGCGGCCCGGGCCGCCGAGTTCATCGGCGCCAAGGTCCTGCGCGTGCCGCTGCGCCGCGACGGCGCGCACGACCTGCCCGCGATGCTGGCCAGAGCGAAGTCGGAGCCGGTCGGGCTGTTCTACGTGTGCAACCCGAACAACCCCACGGGCACGGTGAGCCCGCGCAGCGAGATCGACTCACTGGTGGCGCACAAGCCCGCGGGCTCGGTGGTGCTGCTCGACGAAGCCTACATCCACTTCTGCGACGAGAAGCCCGGCGTCGACCTGGTGCGCGAGGGCAAGGACGTGGTCGTGCTGCGCACGTTCTCGAAGATCTTCGGCATGGCGGGCCTGCGCGCGGGCTTCGCGCTGGCGCACAAGGAGCTCCTGGCGCGCATGACGGGCTGGAACACCGGGGCGATGCCGGTGACCGCCATGGCCGCCGCGCGCACCATGCTGGGCGAGCCCGAGCTGATCGCCGCCCGCAAGCGCGGCAACGCCGAGCGCCGCGCCGACCTGATGCAGTTCTTCGACGCGCACGGCTTCGCGTACACGGCCTCCGTGAGCAACGCGCTGATGGTCGACGCGCGCATGCCCACGCAGAAGGTGATCGACGGACTGAAGCAGCAGAACGTGTGGGTCGGCCGGCCGTGGCCCGTGTGGCCGACTCACGTGCGCGTGTCGATCGGCACGAGCGCCGAGCTCGCGCGTTTCAAGAGCGCGTTCCTGGATGTCGCCACGCCGCGCGGCTGA